GCTCCGCGAGCGGGCCGCGGACCAGGCCGTCGGGTGCCTCGTCGACGGCCGCGGTCAGCCGGTCGGTCAGCACCTCGCGGTCCCGGTCCAGGCCCAGCTCGCCGGCGAGCCACTTCAGCTCCTCGCCGATGGGGTCGGTGACGGTCCGGTCGAGGATCTTGCCGAACGACTTGAAGGTGCTGCGCAGCCGGCGGGTGGCCACGCGCATGCTGTGCACGGAGTCCTCGACGTCCCGGCGGACGGCGGGGTCGAGCTCGACGATCGCGTCCCGCTGGGTGCGCACGTAGGCGAGCACATGGTCGCCGGCGGTCACCGGTTCCCGGGCGGGTGCGGAGGCGCGCCGCTTCTTCGGGGCCGTCTCCTCGAGGGCGCGGGCCAGCTTCGACGACGACGCCGAGGGCCGTACGCCCGCTTTGCGCAGCCGCTTCTCCACCTTGTCGAGCAGGGCCGGGTCTCCCCCGTCGGCCAGCTCCACCTCCACCTCGGTCCACTGCGCCTGACCGCCGCGGCCCGTGAGCCGTTCGGCGTGCACCGTGTCCACGCTCACCTCGGCGAGCAGCCGGCCGTCGGCGTCGAGCAGGTGGCGTACGTCGCGGTCGGAGCGCAACCGGACCATCGGTAGCAGCTCGCTGTCGCGGACCCGGGAGCGGACCAGCGCGGCCAGGTCGTCGGGGAGGGTGTCGGAGAGGGGGGCGTGGATCTCGTCGCGGACGTGCGGAGCGATCGGGAACTTCAGGTGCCAGCCCGCGTCGGAACCGCCTGTGCGGCGGCGCAGGGTGACGGACGACGCGGCGAGGCGTTCGTCGCCGGTGTCGTGGTAGGTGGCGTCGAGGTGGGCCACGCCCTTGTCGACCACGGCCGCGACCCCGGCGACTCCGGTCAGGTCGGGGAGTCCGCTGTCCGCCGACTCGTACTTCCGCTCGATCTCGCGCTTGCTGTCCGCCATGAACCGAATCTAGTCGGCCGGGGCGCGGGGCGGCAGAGGGCCACCCCGCGCGGTGTCATGCCGACATCGGCCGCTGCACCCGGATCGACTGCAGCAACCCCACCGCTATCCACACGGCGAACATCGATGATCCACCGTATGACACGAAGGGCAGCGGCAGGCCGGTGACCGGCATGATGCCGAGTGTCATGCCGACGTTCTCGAAGGTCTGGAAGGCGAACCAGGCGACGATGCCCGCGGCCACGATCGTGCCGTACAGGTCCGGGGTCTCCCGGGCGATGCGGCAGGCCCGCCACAGGAGGATGCCGAGCAGCACGATGATCAGGCCGCCGCCGAGGAAGCCCAGTTCCTCCCCCGCCACGGTGAAGACGAAGTCCGTCTGCTGTTCGGGCACGAACTGGCCGGTGGTCTGCGAGCCGTGGAAGAGGCCGGAGCCGGTCAGGCCGCCCGAACCGATGGCGATACGGGCCTGGTTGGTGTTGTAGCCGACGCCGGCCGGGTCGAGTGCGGGGTTGGCGAAGGCGGCGAAGCGGGCGATCTGGTAGTCGTCGAGCACCCCGAGCTGCCAGACGGTGACCGCGCCGAGGGTGCCCGCGCCGAGCAGGCCGAACACCCATCGGTTGGACGCCCCGGAGGCCAGCAGCACGCCGAGCACGATGATGACCATCACCATGACCGACCCGAGGTCGGGCATCAGCATCACGATCAGCATGGGCACGGCGGCAAGCCCCAGCGCCTGCACGACCGTGCGGTGGTCGGGGTACTGCTTGTCGCCGGCGTCGACCCGGGCCGCCAGCAGCATCGCCATGCCCAGGATGATCGTGACCTTGACGAACTCCGAGGGCTGGAGCGAGAAGCCGCCGGGCAGCTTGATCCAGGAGTGGGCGCCGTTGATGGTGGAGCCGAGGGGGGTCAGCACCAGCAGGATCAGCAGCAGCGAGAAGCCGTAGAGGACGGGCACGGCCGTGCGCAGGGTGCGGTGGCCGAGCCAGATGGTGGCGGCCATCAGGGCGAGGCCGATGCCGGTGTTCAGCAGGTGCCGGACGAGGAAGTAGTACGGGTCGCCCTGGTTGAGCTCCGTGCGGTTGCGGGTCGCCGAGTAGACGAGGAGCGTGCCGAGCAGCGACAGGGCCAGCGCCGACAGCAGGATGGGCCAGTCGAGCCGCCGCGCCACCGAGTCACGGGCCAGCAGCCGCGTCCAGCCGGAGCGCTCGGGCCCGTAGCCGGAGACCTGGAAGCTGTTCACACCGCCGGTCATGCTGGCAACCTCCGGCTTCCCCGGCGGCGTCGCCTTCGGGTGTCACGGTTCTCGGGTGTCGGCGGGGGCGCCGTCGCCGGCTGGAGCGGGTCGGCCGGGGCGTTCGGGTCCTTCTTGTCGGCCTTCTGGTCCTTGGCGGGGTCTTTGGAGACCTTCGGGGAGGCGATGGTGCCGTCCGTCTTGACCTTCGGCAGGGCCTTCTGCGGGGTCGGCAGCAGGGCCTTCTTGGGGTTGATGTCGCCGTCCTCGGAGACGCCGTACAGCGCGTTGTAGATGTTGCGGACGGCGGGGCCCGAGGCGCCGGAGCCCGTACCGCCCTGGGAGATCGTCATGACGATCGAGTAGTCCTTGGTGTACGTGGCGAACCAGGAGGTCGTCTGCTTGCCGTAGACCTCCGCCGTGCCCGTCTTGGCGTGCATCGGGATCTTGTCCTGCGGCCAGCCGCCGAACCTCCAGGCGGCCGTACCGCGGGTGGCGACTCCCGCGAGGGCTTCGTCTATTTCGTCGCGCGTCTTCTGCGTCATCGGCAGCTTGCCGTGCGACTCGGGCTTGATCGGCGTGACGGTCTTGCCGTCGGCGCTGATGACGGCCTTGCCGACGGAGGGGTTGTAGAGGGTGCCGCCGTTGGAGATGGCCCCGTAGATGGTGGCCATCTGGATGGGCGTGACGAGCGTGTCGCCCTGGCCGATGGAGTAGTTGACGGAGTCACCGGCGCGCATGCGGTTGCCTTCGAGGCAGTTCTCGTAGGCGATCTTCTCGGCGTAGCTGCCGTTGCGCTTGCCGGTGCGGCACCAGGCGTCCTTGTTGGCCTTCCAGTAGTCCAGTTTCCACTGGCGGTCGGGGACGCGGCCGGTGACCTCGTTGGGCAGGTCGATGCCGGTTTCCTTGCCGAGGCCGAACTGGTGGGCGGTCTTGTAGAACCAGTCGCCCGGGTTCTTCTTCGGCTTGGTGCCGCCGTCGCGCTTCCACTCCTCGTGGGAGAGCCGGTAGAAGACCGTGTCGCAGGAGACCTCCAGGGCGCGGCCGAGGCTGATGGGGCCGTATCCCTTGGACTCGAAGTTCTTGAAGACCTGACCGCCGATCGAGTACGAGCTGGAGCACTGGTACGGGCCGTTGAAGGAGTAGCCCGCGTTGACCGCGGCGGCCGTCGGGACGACCTTGAAGATGGAGCCGGGTGCCGACTGGCCCTGGATGGCGCGGTTGAGCAGCGGGTAGTTGGAGCTCTTGCCGGTGAGCCGCGCGTAGTCCTTGGCGGAGATGCCGCCCACCCAGGCGTTCGGGTCGTACGTGGGGTTCGAGGCCATGGCGACGACGCGGCCGGTCCTGGCCTCCATCACCACGACGGCGCCGGAGTCGGCCTTGTAGTTGGTGCCGGTGTTCCGGTCGTGCTGCTTGCGGGCTTCCTTCATCGCCTCGTGCAGCTGGTACTCGGCGATCCGCTGGACGCGGGAGTCGATGCTGGTGACGAGGTTGTCGCCGGGGTGGGCCGGGTCGGCCTCGGCCTGCCCGATGACCCGGCCGAGGTTGTCGACCTCGTAGCGGGTGACGCCGGCCTTGCCGCGCAGCGCCTTGTCGTACTGGCGCTCCAGGCCGGAGCGGCCGACCTGGTCGGAGCGCAGATACGGCGAGTTGGTGTTCTGCGCCTTCTTGATCTCCTCGTCGGTGACCGGTGAGAGGTAGCCGAGGACCTGGGCGGTGTTGGCCTTGCCGGGGCTCGGGTAGCGGCGCACGGCCTCCGGCTCGGCGGTGATGCCGGGGAAGTCCTCGGCGCGCTCGCGGATCTGGAGGGCCTGCTTGGCGGTGGCCTCGTCGGTGATGGGGATGGGCTGGTACGGCGAGCCGTTCCAGCAGGGCTGCGGCGTCTTGGCGTCGCACAGCCGGACCTTCTCCTGGACTTCCTTGGTCGTCATGCCCAGGACTTTGGCGAGCTTGGCGAGGACTTCCTTGCCGTCGTCCTTCATCTTCAGCAGGTCGGTGCGGGAGGCGGAGACCACCAGCCGTGTCTCGTTGTCCGCGAGGGCCACGCCGCGGGCGTCCAGGATCGAGCCGCGGACGGCGGGCTGGACGACCTGCTGGACGTGGTTCCCCGACGCTTCCTTGGCGTATGCGGCGCCCTCGCGGATCTGGAGGTACCAGAGGCGTCCGCCGAGGGTGAGCAGGAGGGACAGGACGAGGACCTGGATGACGACGAGCCGGATCTGGACCCGTGAGTTCCTGCCGGTCTCGGGGATGTTGGTCACTGCGGCTGCCTCCCCCTCTCGGTGCGCGTACGGATGTGCGGGTCCGCAGGTGCGTCCGGGTACGCATGTGCGGATACGAGTGATGAACGACCGGCCCACGAGCCGGCGTTCCTACGGGACCGACCCGTTCGGGTGAACTTCCCCGCGTTCACAGCCGCTTGACCCCCTTGATGCGTCCGGCACGTGCCATCCGCGCCCGGGCCGCCTTCACCCGCAGCCCGTTGCGCTGGCTGCCGATCTTCAGTCCGGTGCCGCCGGAGAGCCAGCCGGAGGAGATGTCCGTGGCCCTGGCCGCGGCCGAGGTCGACTCGGCGAGCGGGTCGTTCTCGGCACGCCGGGCCAGGGCCATGATCCCCGGCACGACGAACGGGGCGAGCAGCAGGTCGTACAGGGCGGCCGTGAACAGCAGACTGCCGAGGCCCACATGGCGGGCGGCGGTGTCCCCGACGAGGGCGCCGACCCCGGCGTACATCAGGGTGGAGCCGACCGCGGCGGCGACCACGACGGCCATGGGGCCGGTCGCGGACTTCAGCTGGCCCGTCTCTGGTTTCACCAGGCCCGCGAGGTAGCCGATGACGCACAGCACGAGGGCGTAGCGCCCCGCGGCGTGGTCGGCGGGCGGGGCCAGGTCGGCGAGCAGACCCGCGCCGAAACCGACGAGGGCGCCGCCCACGTGCCCGTACACCAGCGCGAGGCCGAGCACGGTGAGCAGCAGCAGGTCGGGCACGGCGCCCGGCAGGTGGAGGCGGGCGAGGACGCTCACCTGGATCACCAGGGCGACGACGACCAGGGCGGAGGAGAGCAGGATCCGGTTGACGCGCATGGGGTGACAGCTCCTACTGCTCTTGCTGGTTCTGGCCGTCCACGGGGGCCTCGGCGGACGGCGTCACGGTCACCGTCACCGTCGGCCTCGGGGTGGGCTTGGGCTTGGGCGGGAGCACCGTGTCACGCGGGTCCTTCTTCGGCGCCTCGACGACGACACCGACGATGTCGAGCTTGGTGAAGGCGGTGTACGGCGTGACGTAGAGCGTGCGGGTCAGGCCGCCGCCGGAGGGGTCCACGCGGGAGACCACGCCGACGGGCACGCCGGGTACGAACGGCCGGTCGGCCTGGGAGCCGAAGGTGACCAGGCGGTCGCCCTTCTTCACCTCCGCCTTGCCGTTGAGGAGTTCCACGCGCAGCGGGCGGTCGCCCTGTCCGGAGGCGAAGCCGAGCTCGTCGCCGGACTCCATGCGGGTGCCGACCGTGAAGTCGGGGTCGCTGGCCAGCAGGACCGTGGCGGTGTTGGGGCCGACGGTGGTGACGCGGCCGACGAGCCCGTCCCCGTTCAGGACGGTCATGTCGCGTGTGATGCCGTCCTTGGCGCCGACGTCGATGGTGATGGTCCAGGAGAAGCCCTGCGCGGCTCCGATGGCGATGACCTCGGCACCCTTGATGCCGTACTGGCCCTGGCCGGCGATCTTCAGCATCTTGTCGAGCTGCTTGAGGCGGCTGCGGCTGCGGTCGTCGCTGCCGAGCCGCGCCTTCAGGGCCGCGTTCTCCTCTTCCAGCACGGCGAGCCGGTCGTGCCGCTCCCCGGAGTCGCGGATGGCGGAGACCGCGTTGCCGACCGGGTCGACCGCGGCCGAAACCCCGCTCTCGATCGGGCCGAAGACGGTTGCCGCGGCCTGCCGGGCACCGTCGACGGGCGAGTCCTCCCCGCCGCGGATGTCCACCGTGATCAGCGCGAACGCGACGGCGATCAGCAGCACCAGGAGCAGCCGGCTCTCTCGTGTGTCCCTCACGTGCGGCGGCCGTGCCCTTCCTCATAGGAATTCGGGAAGCCCCAGGGAAACCCGAGGGGCTGCTATGTGGGAGCTTATGCAGCTGTATCAACGATCCGCCGTACGAGAGGAGATCGTCCCGTACGGCGGAATCGAAGAGTTATGTCATCTGCGCGGTTGGGCGTCCAGCACCTGCTGGAGCGCCTCGAACTCCTCGACGCACTTTCCGGACCCGAGCGCCACACTGTCGAGGGGGTCCTCGGCGATGTGGATCGGCATGCCGGTCTCCCGGCGCAGCCGCTCGTCGAGGCCCCGCAGCAGCGCTCCGCCGCCGGTCAGAACGATTCCTCGGTCCATGATGTCGCCGGACAGCTCCGGCGGACACTTGTCGAGGGTCGTCTTGACGGCGTCGACGATCGCGTTGACCGGCTCCTCGATCGCCTTGCGGACTTCGGCGGCGGAGATGACCACGGTCTTCGGCAGCCCGGAGACCAGGTCCCGGCCGCGGATTTCGGTGTGCTCGTCGGAGTCGAGGTCGTACGCCGAACCGATCGTGATCTTGATCTGCTCGGCCGTGCGCTCACCCAGGAGGAGGGAGTACTCCTTCTTGATGTGCTGGATGATCGCGTTGTCCAGTTCGTCGCCCGCGACACGGATGGACTGGGCGGTGACGATGCCGCCGAGGGAGATGACCGCGACCTCCGTGGTGCCGCCGCCGATGTCGACCACCATGTTGCCCGTGGCCTCGTGGACCGGCAGGCCGGAGCCGATGGCCGCGGCCATGGGCTCCTCGATGATGTGCACCTGACGGGCGCCGGCCTGGGACGACGCCTCGATGACGGCGCGGCGCTCGACGCCCGTGATGCCCGAGGGCACACAGACGACGACCCGCGGACGAGCCAGATACCGCCGCTTGTGGATCTTCAGGATGAAGTAGCGGAGCATCCGCTCGGTGATCTCGAAGTCGGCGATCACGCCGTCCTTCAGCGGACGAACGGCAACGATGTTGCCGGGCGTGCGCCCGATCATCTTCTTCGCTTCGGCACCGACCGCGAGGATGCCACCGGTGTTGGTGTTGATCGCCACGACGGACGGCTCATTGAGTACGATCCCGCGACCCCTGACGTACACCAGCGTGTTGGCGGTCCCGAGGTCGACAGCCATGTCACGGCCGATGAACGACATTGAGTTCCCCATCAGGATTCGTCTGGCCTTCCCACTAGCTTTTGAGGGCTTATCAGGTAGGCAAAGGTGGGTGCTGTGACGTGAAGGCTTCCATCGTAGACGCGCCTTCGCGAACACTGCGGGAGGGTCTCCGCCATTGTCAGCAGATGCCGTCCGCATTCGCTTCTGGAGACGGGCGTTCGGGGACCATCGTTCCCTCGATCGCCACGCATATGCCGCAAAGTCCGGGGGCCTGGGCCCCCGGGCCTGCCGTATGTGCTGGTGGGGTGCGGACGCTACGCCCGGCCGGGGAAGAAAATCTTCACCTCGCGCTCGGCGGACTCCTCGGAGTCGGAGGCGTGGATCAGGTTCTCCCGGACGATCACACCGAAGTCGCCGCGGATGGAGCCGGGCGCCGCGGCGATCGGGTCGGTCGGGCCGGCGAGTGCGCGCACGCCCTCGATGACCCGCTCACCCTCGACGATCATCGCAACGACCGGCCCGGAAGCCATGAACTCCACCAGCGGCTCGTAGAAGGGCTTGCCCTTGTGCTCGCCGTAGTGCTGCTCCAGCGTGTCCTGGTCCAGCGTGCGCAACTCCAGCGCGGTGATCGTCCAGCCCGCCTTGCGCTCGATGCGGCTGATGATCTCGCCGGTCAGACCACGACGGACGGCGTCGGGCTTGAGGAGGACGAGGGTGCGCTGGCTCACGACGGGCTCCTTGTGCGTACGTAAAGGTTTTGCGGTGGGACGAGATTACCCGGCGTGTCGGGGCGCTTGTTACGCAGCGTCAGGTGTGGAGGAGCTCGCCTGGGCCGCGAATCTCGCCTTGGCCTCGTCCACCTTCCGGCCGTAGTGCACCGACGCCCACCACAGGGCCGCGAAGATCGCACCCAGGAAGTACATGGTCGGGACGATGAAACCCGACGCGATGAGCGCGATCTGCAGCGCCCAGCCGAGGGCGACCCCGCCCGGACGCGTCACCAGGCCGCACAGCACCAGGCACAGGAACATCGCGATGCCGCTGACCGTCCACACGGTCGCCATGGACAGGTCGGGGTCCTTCATGGCGACCAGACCGGCGAATCCGATGACGAAGAACTCGCCGATCAGCGTCGAAGAACAGAGCATGCGCACGGGACTCAGCCCCTCCCCAGGAGCAGTCGGGCCTCGCCGACGGTGATGACGGAACCGGTGACGAGCACACCGCCACCCGCGAACTCGCCTTCCTCCTCGGCCAGCGTGATGGCGGCTTCCAGCGCGTCGGGCAGCCGCGGCTCGACCTGGACGCGCTCCTCGCCGAACACCTCCACGGCGATACCGGCGAGCTCGTCGGCGTCCATCGCGCGGTGGCTGGAGTTCTGCGTGACCACGACCTCGGCGAACACCGGCTCGAAGGCCTCCAGCAGCCCCCGTACGTTCTTGTCGCCGCTCGCGCCGACCACGCCGATGAGGCGGCTGAACTGGAACGCCTCCCCGACCGCCTCGGCCGCCGCCCGGGCACCCGCCGGGTTGTGGGCGGCGTCCAGCACGACCGTCGGCGACCGGCGCACGACCTCCAGCCGGCCCGGCGAAGCCACGGCGGCGAAGGCCTTGCGGACCGTGTCCAGGTCCAGCGCGTCGGCCCGCTGCGCGCCGACGCCGAAGAACGCCTCGACGGCGGCGAGCGCGACGGCCGCGTTGTGCGCCTGGTGCGCGCCGTGCAGCGGCAGGTACACCTCGCGGTACTCGCCGCCCAGCCCGCGCAGCGTCATCAACTGCCCGCCGACGGCCACCTGCCGCTCGACGACACCGAACTCCAGCCCTTCGCGGGCCACGGTCGCGTCCACCTCGACGGCCTTCTTCAGCAGCACCTGCGCCGCGTCGACCGGCTGCTGCGCCATGATGACCGTCGCACCCTGCTTGATGATGCCGGCCTTCTCCGTGGCGATCTCGGCGTGCGTGCTGCCGAGCCGGTCGGTGTGGTCGAGGTCTATCGGCGTGACGACGGCGACGTCCCCGTCGATCACGTTCGTGGCGTCCCAGGAGCCGCCCATGCCGACCTCGACGACGCCGACGTCCACGGGGGCGTCGGCGAACGCCGCGTACGCCATGCCGGTGAGCACCTCGAAGAAGGACAGCCGGTACTCCTGCGCGGCGTCGACCATCTCCACGTAGGGCTTGATGTCCTGGTACGTCTCGATGAACCGCTCGGGCGGGATGGGCGCGCCGTCGAGGCTGATGCGCTCGGTGATCGACTGCACGTGGGGAGAGGTGTAGCGGCCGGTGCGCAGCTCGAAGGCGCCGAGCAGGGCCTCGATCATGCGGGCCGTGGAGGTCTTGCCGTTCGTCCCCGTGATGTGGATCGACGGGTACGACCGCTGCGGCTCCCCCAGCACGTCCATCAGCGCGGCGATACGGCTGACGGACGGCTCCAGCTTGGTCTCGCCCCACCGGGTGGCGAGCTCTGTCTCCACCTCGCGCAGGGCCTTGTCGACCTCGGGGTCGGCGGGGCGCGTGGGGATGTCGGCGTCGGGCGGGCCGCCCTGGGTGCGCAGCGTTCGGCTGCCGGCCTCGATGACCGCGAGGTCGGGGTCGCGGGTGGTCTCCTCCGCGATGATCTCGTCGAAGGTGTTGAGGGGGTCGGGCTGGTCGTCGGCGTTGTGGTCTGGAGGGAGCTCGCTCACGGGGCCAGTCTACGGAGACCGACTGACATTGCTTGCGGTGGCTTATGTCCCTGGGCGGCTGCGCGTCCGTGGGGGGTCGCTCGCACAGTCCCCCGCGCCCCTGAAAAGCAGGTACACGCCCCCGAGTCACGTCTGAGGCCCCCGGGCCTGACGGCTCCGGGGGCCTCACACACCGTACGTATCGTTACGCCTGCGGCAGGCGCTCCAGCTGGGACTGGATCCGGGCGATGTCCTCCTCCGCCTTGGTGAGGCGGGTGCGGATCTTGTCCACGACGTGGTCGGGGGCCTTCGCCAGGAACGCCTCGTTGCCGAGCTTGGCGTTGGCCTGCGCCTTCTCCTTCTCCGCCGCCGCGAGGTCCTTGGCGAGGCGCTTGCGCTCCGCCGCCACGTCGATCGTGCCGGAGAGGTCGAGGGCGACCTCGGCGCCGGCGACCGGGAGGGTCGCCGTGGCCGTGAAGGCGTCGCCCTCCGGCTGGAGGCGGAGCAGCTGGCGGATGGCCGCCTCGTGGGGCGCGAACCGCGTGCCGTCCAGGGTCAGCCGGGCCGGGACCCGCTGGCCGGGCTGGAGGCCCTGGTCGGCGCGGAAGCGGCGGACCTCGGTGACGACCGACTGCAGGCTCTCGATCTCGCGCTCGGCGTCGGCGTCCCGGAAGCCGCTGTCGTTCGGCCAGTCGGCGATGACGACCGACTCGCCGCCGGTCAGCGTCGTCCACAGGGTCTCGGTGACGAAGGGGACCACCGGGTGCAGCAGCTTCAGCGTGACGTCGAGGACCTCGCCGAGGACGCGCTTGGAGACCTCGGCCGCCTCGCCGCCCGCCTGGAACGTCGTCTTGGACAGCTCGACGTACCAGTCGAACACCTCGTCCCACGCGAAGTGGAACAGGGCGTCGGAGAGCTTCGCGAACTGGTAGTCCTCGTAGAACGCGTCGACTTCGGCGACGACCGTGTTGAGGCGGGAGAGGATCCAACGGTCCGTCGAGGACATCTTCGACGGGTCCGGCAGCGGCCCGTCCACCGTCGCGCCGTTCATCAGTGCGAAGCGCGTCGCGTTCCAGATCTTGTTGGCGAAGTTGCGGGAACCCTGGACCCAGTCCTCGCCGATCGGGACGTCGACGCCCGGGTTGGCGCCGCGGGCGAGGGTGAAGCGCAGGGCGTCGGAGCCGTACTTGTCCATCCAGTCCAGCGGATTGACCGCGTTGCCGAAGGACTTCGACATCTTCTTGCCGAACTGGTCGCGGACCATGCCGTGCAGGGCGATGGTGTGGAACGGCGGGGTGCCGTCCATCGCGTACAGGCCGAACATCATCATCCGGGCGACCCAGAAGAAGAGGATGTCGTAGCCGGTGACCAGGACCGAGTTCGGGTAGAACTTCGCGAGCGACTCGGTCTGCTCGGGCCAGCCGAGCGTGGAGAACGGCCACAGGCCGGAGGAGAACCAGGTGTCGAGGACGTCCGTGTCCTGACGCCAGCCCTCCGCCTCGGTCCCGGGCGGCTGCTCGTCGGGGCCGACGCAGACGACCTCGCCGTTCGGGCCGTACCAGACCGGGATGCGGTGGCCCCACCACAACTGCCGCGAGATGCACCAGTCGTGGAGGTTGTCGACCCAGTCGAAGTACCGCTTCTCCATCTCCTGCGGATGAATCTTGACCTTGCCCTCGCGGACGGCGTCACCGGCGGCCTTCGCGAGCGGTCCGACCTTGACCCACCACTGCATGGACAGGCGCGGCTCGATCGTCGTCTTGCAGCGCGAGCAGTGGCCGACCGAGTGGACGTACGGCCGCTTCTCGGCGACGATCCGCCCTTCGGCGCGCAGGGCCGCGACGATCGCCGACCGCGCTTCCAGCCGGTCCAGGCCCTGGAAGGGGCCGTGGGCGGTGATGACCGCGTGCTCGTCCATGATCGTCAGGGCCGGGAGGTCGTGACGCTGGCCGATCTCGAAGTCGTTCGGGTCGTGCGCCGGGGTCACCTTGACGGCACCCGTGCCGAACTCGGGGTCGACGTGCTCGTCCGCGACGACCGGGATGGAACGGTCGGTCAGCGGCAGCTTGACCTGCTTGCCGATCAGGTGCCGGTAGCGCTCGTCCTCGGGGTGGACGGCGACGGCCGTGTCACCGAGCATCGTCTCGGCGCGGGTGGTGGCCACGACGATGGTGTCGTCCCCGTCGCCGTACTTCATGGAGACGAGCTCGCCGTCGTCGTCCTGGTACTCGACCTCGATGTCCGAGATGGCCGTCAGACACCGGGGGCACCAGTTGATGATGCGCTCGGCGCGGTAGATCAGCTCGTCGTCGTAGAGGCGCTTGAAGATGGTCTGGACGGCCTGGGACAGGCCCTCGTCCATCGTGAAGCGCTCGCGCGACCAGGCGACACCGTCGCCCAACCGCCGCATCTGGCCGCTGATCTGCCCGCCGGACTCGCCCTTCCACTGCCAGACGCGCTCGACGAACGTCTCACGGCCCAGGTCGTGGCGGGACTTGCCCTCCTTGGCGAGCTCCCGCTCGACGACGTTCTGCGTGGCGATACCGGCGTGGTCCATGCCGGGCTGCCACAGCGTCTCGTACCCCTGCATGCGCTTGCGGCGGGTCAGGGCGTCGATGAGCGTGTGCTCGAAGGCGTG
This is a stretch of genomic DNA from Streptomyces hawaiiensis. It encodes these proteins:
- a CDS encoding valine--tRNA ligase, whose protein sequence is MTENAQQQPPAPSTDLPTQYAPADVEGPLYERWVERGYFEADEKSEKPPYTIVIPPPNVTGSLHLGHAFEHTLIDALTRRKRMQGYETLWQPGMDHAGIATQNVVERELAKEGKSRHDLGRETFVERVWQWKGESGGQISGQMRRLGDGVAWSRERFTMDEGLSQAVQTIFKRLYDDELIYRAERIINWCPRCLTAISDIEVEYQDDDGELVSMKYGDGDDTIVVATTRAETMLGDTAVAVHPEDERYRHLIGKQVKLPLTDRSIPVVADEHVDPEFGTGAVKVTPAHDPNDFEIGQRHDLPALTIMDEHAVITAHGPFQGLDRLEARSAIVAALRAEGRIVAEKRPYVHSVGHCSRCKTTIEPRLSMQWWVKVGPLAKAAGDAVREGKVKIHPQEMEKRYFDWVDNLHDWCISRQLWWGHRIPVWYGPNGEVVCVGPDEQPPGTEAEGWRQDTDVLDTWFSSGLWPFSTLGWPEQTESLAKFYPNSVLVTGYDILFFWVARMMMFGLYAMDGTPPFHTIALHGMVRDQFGKKMSKSFGNAVNPLDWMDKYGSDALRFTLARGANPGVDVPIGEDWVQGSRNFANKIWNATRFALMNGATVDGPLPDPSKMSSTDRWILSRLNTVVAEVDAFYEDYQFAKLSDALFHFAWDEVFDWYVELSKTTFQAGGEAAEVSKRVLGEVLDVTLKLLHPVVPFVTETLWTTLTGGESVVIADWPNDSGFRDADAEREIESLQSVVTEVRRFRADQGLQPGQRVPARLTLDGTRFAPHEAAIRQLLRLQPEGDAFTATATLPVAGAEVALDLSGTIDVAAERKRLAKDLAAAEKEKAQANAKLGNEAFLAKAPDHVVDKIRTRLTKAEEDIARIQSQLERLPQA
- the folC gene encoding bifunctional tetrahydrofolate synthase/dihydrofolate synthase encodes the protein MSELPPDHNADDQPDPLNTFDEIIAEETTRDPDLAVIEAGSRTLRTQGGPPDADIPTRPADPEVDKALREVETELATRWGETKLEPSVSRIAALMDVLGEPQRSYPSIHITGTNGKTSTARMIEALLGAFELRTGRYTSPHVQSITERISLDGAPIPPERFIETYQDIKPYVEMVDAAQEYRLSFFEVLTGMAYAAFADAPVDVGVVEVGMGGSWDATNVIDGDVAVVTPIDLDHTDRLGSTHAEIATEKAGIIKQGATVIMAQQPVDAAQVLLKKAVEVDATVAREGLEFGVVERQVAVGGQLMTLRGLGGEYREVYLPLHGAHQAHNAAVALAAVEAFFGVGAQRADALDLDTVRKAFAAVASPGRLEVVRRSPTVVLDAAHNPAGARAAAEAVGEAFQFSRLIGVVGASGDKNVRGLLEAFEPVFAEVVVTQNSSHRAMDADELAGIAVEVFGEERVQVEPRLPDALEAAITLAEEEGEFAGGGVLVTGSVITVGEARLLLGRG